The DNA segment CCGGCGTGGCAAGTCGCCGATCGCTGTCAGCCGACAGCACGCCTATCTGCCAGGCGCGCGCGCGACCGAGGTAGACCGGCGTGAAGCTGTGCACGGCGACGTAGATGGTGTCGCGCCCTTCGGCGGCGCGCGCGTCGAGCCGCGCGCGGATGGTGTCGTGGTAGGGCGTGTAGATCTCGCGCAGGCGAGCCTCGCGCGCGGCGGCGCCGAGAGCACGATTGCCCGGCACTTCGGTCGCTTCGCTGCGCTCGGCGCAGAGCTCCGCGCTGTCGCGCGGGCGGTTGCAATCGATGACGAGTCGCGAATAGCACTGCGCGACGAGCTCGGCGTCGAGCAGGCGCGACAGTTCGCGCGTCACGCCCAGCGCGCCGATGTCCCATGCGATATGGCGCTGCCTGTCCGGCGCGGATAGACCGAGGTCGCCGAGACTGCGCGGCAGGAGGTGGCCGGCGTGGTCGCAGGTGAGGAAGAACGGTGAAGCGGCTTGCGCGCGCTCGTGGATGACGGGACGGGGTTCGTCAGCGGCCAGCAGGGAGTTCATGCCGGGCCGCGCTCGCTGAGGGTCATGTGTCGCTCGATCTCCGGCCACGGGGCGCGGCGAGTATAGAGGCGTGCCAGCGGCTCGGCCACACGCGCGCATGGGGCGACCGCCCGGCACACGTGCGCCATCCCCGGCAGTGAAATCCGAGCTTGCCCGCCGCCTGCTATATGCATTATTTTGCAGGTTCCGCCAGCGTTATTTGCGCACTATTTTGCGTAGTGAATTGAGCGCCGATGACGCCCTCGCCGCTGCCCTGCGTCAGTACTGAGCACTTGCGCCTGCGCGGCACCGATGCCGACCATTCATGAATACATGCACTTCCACGTCAACCTGTCGGAGGACCTGTTCGGCTCTGGAATCTGGACCAACACGGCCCATTACTTCACACAAGTCTTGAAGGGCCGTTATCCCGAGTCACGCCTGGCGGATGACCACGAGGTGCAGGCCTCGGTGTTACAGGTCACGGAGACCGGCCGTTGCGCGCGCTGGATTGCACCGCCGCGCCTCGGCATCAATAA comes from the Pseudomonadota bacterium genome and includes:
- a CDS encoding N-formylglutamate amidohydrolase; this encodes MNSLLAADEPRPVIHERAQAASPFFLTCDHAGHLLPRSLGDLGLSAPDRQRHIAWDIGALGVTRELSRLLDAELVAQCYSRLVIDCNRPRDSAELCAERSEATEVPGNRALGAAAREARLREIYTPYHDTIRARLDARAAEGRDTIYVAVHSFTPVYLGRARAWQIGVLSADSDRRLATPVLDFLRTHGDFCVGDNEPYRIDDKDQGIPAHALARGLLNVLFEVRQDLITQDSAQRAWGQRLAACLKHARTMLNN